The Theropithecus gelada isolate Dixy unplaced genomic scaffold, Tgel_1.0 HiC_scaffold_15974, whole genome shotgun sequence genome has a segment encoding these proteins:
- the LOC112617251 gene encoding olfactory receptor 4C16-like yields the protein MQLNNSVTEFILLGLTQDPFWKKIVFVSIFFFYLGTLLGNLLIIITIKTSQTLQSPMYFFLFYLSLSDTCFSTSIAPRMIVDALSKNDTISFSECMIQVFTFHFFGCLEIFILILMAVDRYVAICKPLHYMTIMSHRVCGVLVAVAWVGSCVHSLAQIFLALSLPFCGPNVINHYFCDLQPLLKLACSDTYVVNLLLVSNSGAICTLSFVMLMFSYVIILHTLRNHSAEGRKKALSTCISHIIVVILFFGPCIFIYTRPATTFPMDKMIAVFYTLGTPLLNPLIYTLRNTEVKSAMRKLWSKKLISDVKT from the coding sequence ATGCAACTGAATAACAGTGTTACTGAATTCATTCTGCTCGGGTTGACACAGGATCCTTTTTGGAAGAAAATTGTGTTTGTtagtatatttttcttctatttgggGACATTGTTGGGTAACTTGTTGATTATTATCACCATCAAGACCAGCCAGACACTTCAGAGTCCAatgtacttctttcttttctacttatCCTTATCTGATACCTGTTTCTCTACTTCCATAGCCCCTAGAATGATTGTGGATGCCCTTTCAAAGAATGACACTATCTCTTTCAGTGAGTGCATGATCCAAGTCTTTACATTCCATTTCTTTGGCTGCCTGGAGATCTTCATCCTTATCCTCATGGCTGTTGACCGCTATGTGGCCATCTGTAAGCCCCTGCACTACATGACCATCATGAGCCACCGGGTGTGTGGTGTGTTGGTGGCTGTGGCCTGGGTGGGATCCTGTGTGCATTCTTTAGCTCAGATTTTTCTTGCCCTCAGTTTGCCTTTCTGTGGCCCCAATGTGATCAATCACTATTTCTGTGACTTGCAGCCCTTGTTGAAACTAGCCTGTTCAGACACCTATGTGGTCAACCTACTGCTGGTTTCCAACAGTGGGGCCATTTGTACACTGAGTTTTGTCATGCTGATGTTCTCCTATGTCATCATCTTGCATACTCTGAGAAACCACAGtgctgaaggaagaaagaaagcccTTTCCACCTGCATCTCCCACATCATTGTGGTCATCTTGTTCTTTGGACCttgcatatttatatacacacgcCCTGCAACCACATTCCCCATGGATAAGATGATAGCTGTGTTTTATACACTTGGAACACCTTTGCTCAACCCTCTGATTTATACGCTGAGGAACACAGAAGTGAAAAGTGCCATGAGAAAGTTGTGGAGCAAGAAATTGATCTCAGATGTAAAAACATGA